The nucleotide window TGTCCTGCGAGATGTAGCCCACCTTCCTGCGAAGATCGGCCACGTCCATCTGCCGGAGATCGATGTCGCCCACCTGAACCGAGCCCTCAACGGGCTGGTACAGCCCCACGCAGAGCTTGCCCAGGGTGGACTTGCCCGCGCCGGTGCGGCCAACGATGCCCACCTTCTCGCCCGGTTTGAGCTTCAGGTTGACGTTGTGGAGCACGGCCTTGTCAGTGCCGGGATAGCTGAACCCCACGTCGGTCAGCGACACGGACGGCTCGATGACCCCGTAATGGAAGGCCTCCTTGTCCTCGGGACGCTCGCTGGGCATGGCCATGAGCATGTCCAGGGCATTCAGGGCCATCCGGGACTGCTGGAACCTGGAGAGCAGCCCGGCCACGGCGGAAAGCGGGGCCATGGACCGGCCCGCCAGGATGTTGCTGGCGATCAGGCCGCCGACGGTCATCTCGCCCTCGGAGATGAGGAACACGCCGATGATGACCACGGACACGGACACCAGCTGGGTGATGAACACGGAAAAGGTGATGGAAATGTTGGCCAGGACCTTGGCCCGGCTGTTGGACTGGGCGGACATGCCGACCACGTTCTCCCAGCGGGCCTGCATGCGGCCCTCGGCCATGGAGGTCTTGATGGTCTCCAGCCCCTGCACGATCTCGAACAGGAGCGCGTTCTTCTGGGTGGACTCCTTGTAGTGGTTCTCGATGATGTGCTGGAAGGGAATCTGGAGAAACACCCCGAACAGGACCACCAGGGGCACGGCGATGAAGATGGGGTAGGCGATGGGGCCGCCTATATAATAGATGATCAGGATGAACAGGAACAAAAACGGCAGGTCTATGAGCGCCACCAGCGACGACGAGCTGAAAAATTCGCGCAGGGATTCGAACTCGCGGATGTTGTTGGCCACGGCACCCGCCGATTCCGGCATGTGGTCCAGCCGGGCGGACATGAGGTGGTTCATGATCTTTGATCCGATGAGCACGTCCGCGTTGCGGCCCGCCACGTCCACGAAATAGCTGCGCAGGTTCTTGAGCAGGAAGTCGAAGATGTAGGCCACGGCGATGCCGATGGCCAGGACCCAGAGCGTGTCCATGGCGTTGTTGGGGATGACCCGGTCATACACGTTCATGATGAACAGCGGCGAGGCCACGATGATGATGTTGGTCATGATGGACGCGCCCACCACGTGCTTGTAGATGGGCCAGAACCGGGCGATGACGCCCCAAAACCATCGCTTGGTCTTGAGCAGCTTGAGCTCGCTGGCGCGCTTGTCCAGCTTGGACTTGCGGTGGCAGAGGATCGCGTACCCGGTGTATTCCTCCTCGAGCTTGGCCAGCGGGATCTCGGTCTCGTCCATGCCGTGGCCGGGGATCATGACCCGGGCCGTGGTCTTGGTGGTGTCCATCAGGACGCAGGCGTTGCCGCCGCGCAGCAGCAGGATGCACGGCAGGACCAGCTTGGTGATGGTCCGAAGCTTCTCGCGGTACACGGTCTTGGCGGTGATGCCGATGCGCTCGGCGCTGCGCACGATGGAGGCGGCGGTGATGACCCCTTCCTTCTGCGGGATGCCCGACTTGAGCGTGGCCGACGACACCGGCTTGCCCAGCAAACGGCTGATGATGGACAGGCAGATGACCAGGGGCGGCTGGAAGTCGATGTCCTTGGGGGTCAGCCGCTCGTCCGGCTCGACCCGCTTCGCGGGCATGGGCTGGCCTGGCTGCATGGGCTGGCCTGGCTGCATGGGCTGGCCTGGCTGCATGGGCTGGCCTGGCTGCATGGGCTGGCTGGGTTGTTCCTGCGCTCCGGCACCCGCCTGCTTTGCCTGCGCGGCTCCGTTGGGCCTGGAAACGAGACCGGGGTCGCCGCCTTGGGGCGGCTTTGCCGCGCTCCCTGCTCCCTTTTTCACGGGCGGCTGCCCGGGCGAACCGGGCTTGGTGCCGATGCCGGGCGATTTCGGCACGGTGTTTCCGGCGGGTGCCGACTTGGAGCCGGGCGCCTTGGCCGAGGCGGGTTTGGAATCGGGCTTGGCCGATGGCTTTTTCTCAGAAGGCATAGACTTCACTTGGGTATGGATTGATGCAAGCCGAAATGAACCCGCCGGTCGCGGGCTTCGTCCACTACTTACAGTATAGGATCATAATCTTTCCCGTGAGAGGAATTTTGTCAAGAACCAATTGCGTTTATCCAAACTAATCCGAGGTATTCGCAATCGTGTTCCACTCCTCCGGGACCAGGGAAATCTTGCCCGACGCCTTGCCCTGTTCCCAGTAGCGATAGGCCTCGCCGACGTCGGTGAAATCAAAGCGGCGATCGTCCACGAACACGGCCAGTCCGTCCTCGTCCACCAGGCCGGACACGTTGGCCAGGATTTCACCGTGCAGCTCCCTCCCCTCTCCCGTGAGCATGGGCAACAGCATGAAGACCACGTGCAGGGACAGCCCCCGCGCATGCAACAGGCTGAGATCATGGGAAGATCGCGTGGCGGTTGAGACGACCTGCCCGCCTATGCGCGCGGCGGCGAAGGACTGGTCCAGCACGGTGCCGCCCACAGTGTCGAAAACCACGTCAAACCCCCTGCCGCCGGTGAACCCGTCCACGTATTCCTCGACCTTGGTCTCGCGGTAGTAGATCGGGATGCCGCCCAGGGCCTCCACCACGGCGCCCTTCTCCTCCGTGGAAACCGTGGCGTACACCTCGGCCCCGGCGTGGACGCCGAGCTGCACGGCCATATGGCCCACGCCGCCCGCCCCGCCGTGCACCAGCAACGTCTGGCCCCGGCTGACCGAGGCCTTGTCGAACAGGCCGAGCCAGGCGGTGATGGACACCAGGGGCAGACAGGCCGCGTCCGCAGGGGCCATGCAGGCAGGGGTGGGCGCGAGCAGCCGCTCGTCCGCAACCATGTACTCGGCCAGCGCGCCGGGCAGGTCGTCCAGGCCGCCCGCGCAACCCATGACCTGGTCGCCCACGCGGAAACGCGACCTGCCGCCGGTCTCCACCACCTCGCCGGCCACGTCCATGCCGAGCAGGGCGGGCAGGGGCGGGGCAAAGGAGAGCAGGTTGCCCAGCGTGGCGATCTTGTTGTCGATGGGGTTGAAACTGGACCCGGCGACCCGGATCAGGACCTGGCCCGGGCCGGGGACGGGCTTTTCGATGTCGTGTTCCGCGAAACGGTGTTCCGGACCGTATTCTTCCAGCAGCATGGCTTTCATGGACGTCCTCCCTACTGCCCCAACAATACAGCTTGCACAGGTTTGTGTACAGCCCCGATGTTTTTTACCCATGACGGCGACGGGAAAGATGTGGACCAAACCGGCGGGGTGGTCCATCATGTATGGATGATGCGCACGCGAGACAGACAACCGCTCGAACAGCCCGGGGTGCTGCCCATGACCCGCGAGGAGATGGACCGCCTCGGCTGGAACGAGCTGGACATCCTTCTGGTCACGGGCGACGGCTACGTGGACCACCCCTCCTTCGGGGCCGCCCTGCTCGGCCGCTGGCTGGTGCACCACGGATTTCGCACCGGCATCTGCGCCCAGCCCGCCTGGGACCGGCCCGAGGACATCTCCCGCATGGGACGGCCCCGGCTGTTCGCGGGCGTCACCGCCGGATCGCTGGACTCCATGCTCGCCCACTACACCGCCTTCCGCAAGAAGCGCCACGACGACGCCTACACCCCGGGCGGCAAGGCGGGCGCACGCCCCAACCGGGCCTCCATGGCCTACACCAACGTTGTCCAGCGGGCCTTCCCCGGGCTGCCGGTCATCCTGGGCGGCATCGAGGCATCCCTGCGGCGCATCTCGCACTACGATTTCTGGACGGACGCGGTACGCAAATCCATCCTCCTGGATTCCAAGGCAACAGCCATCACCTACGGCATGGCCGAAAATTCCATCATCACCCTGGCCGACACCATCGAGACCATTCTCGACGAGACGGGCGAGGTGGACGTCAAGGCGCTCAGACCGCAAATCGCCGGGCTGCCCGGCCTGGTCACGGCAGGCGGGCGGGATGACGTCCCCGACACGTTCCCGGTCATGGAGCTGCCCTCGCACGAGGCCATCCTGGCCGACCCTAAACAGCTCATCCAGGCCACCATCCTGCTCGAACGCCAGGTCCACCAGAACACGCACACCGCCGTGCAGGAAGCCGGGGGACGGCTGGTCATCCTGACCCCGCCCGGCCCGCTCCTCGACACCGCCGGATTGGACGAGCTGGCCGGACTGCCCTTCTCGCGGCTGGCCCACCCCTCATACAGGGAGCGCATCCCGGCGGCGGACATGATCCAGGCCAGCGTGACCACCCACCGGGGGTGTTCGGGCGGTTGCTCCTTCTGCACCCTGGCCCTGCACCAGGGGCGGACCATCCGCTCCCGCAGCACCCGATCCATCCTGTCCGAGGTCAAGGCCATCGCCAAGACCCCCGGCTGGACCGGCTCCATCTCCGACGTGGGCGGCCCCAGCGCCAACATGTGGGGCGCGCACTGCGCCGCCGACCAGTCCGAGTGCACCCGGGCGAGCTGCCTGACCCCGCGCATCTGCAAGCACTACCTGGTGACGCAAAAGGACTTCGTGGACCTGCTCCGGGCGGTGAACGATCTTCCCTCGGTCAAACACGTGCGGGTGGCCTCGGGCTGGCGCATCGACCTCGGCCTCACGGACATGCCCGCCCTGGCCGCCCTGGTCCGCGAATTCGTCGGGGGCCAGGCCAAGATAGCCCCGGAACATCAGGCGGACCGCGTCCTCAAGCTCATGCGCAAACCGGGTTTCGAGGCCTTTGAGCGGTTCCTCGAACTGTTCGACCGGGAATCGAAAAAAGCGGGCAAGAAGCAATACGTCGTCCCCTACCTCATGTCCGCCTTCCCCGGCTGCACCGACGACGACATGCGCTCCCTGGCCAACTGGCTGAAGGCCCGCGGCTGGAAGCCGGAACAGGTCCAATGCTTCATCCCCCTGCCCGGCACGGCCGCCGCCGCTATGTTCCACGCGGAAACCGACATGCAGGGCAACCCCATCACGGTGGCAAAGACCGACGCCGAACGCATGCGCCAGCACGCCATCCTCATTCCCTCCAAAGGACAGCCGCCCGGGAAAAAGCACCCGGGAGGACCCGGCAGAAAGGCCGGGCCGGGGAAAGGGCCGGGCCGCCGCCGAAAATAGACGCGGACAAGCCAACAATATTGCAGATATGTATAGCCATTTTTGCAAAATTACATTTTTGTCAACCACCACCTCTCGTTGACATCCGACAACCAACCGGTATTACAGTCATTATCTCATTCCGAAAACATGGCACCGTGCTTGCTAACCACAAGTATGTCCATGACCGTCCACCGACTGAAGCTCTCCGCCCTGCTGGCCATATGCCAGGTCATCGACCAGGCCATCGACCTGGAGTCGGCCCTGGACGGCGTCCTGCAGATTCTGTCAGAGCTGCTGTCCATGCAGCGGGCCACGGTCACCCTCTACGATCCCGAAACCGGGCACCTGTCCATCAACGCATCCTACGGCCTGACCGTTGAGGAGCGGAAACGCGGCGTGTACCGGCTGGACGAGGGCGTGACCGGGCGCATCTTCCAGACCGGAGAGCCGTTCTACGTTCCGGACATCGAGAAGGAGCCTTTGTTCCTGGACAAGACCGGGTCGCGGCGGGTCCAGCGCGGCGGGATATCCTTCATCGGCGTGCCCATCATCCTGCACGGCGACCCCATCGGCGTGCTCACCGTGGACCGGTTGTTCGAGGACGAGGTGGAGTTCGAGGAGGACGTCGCCTTCCTCAAGGTCGTGGCCACCCTGATCGGGCAGTTCATCAGCCTCAATGAAAAAATCAAGGCCCGCGAGGCGGCCCTGAAACGGGAAAACACCTCCCTCAAGTACCAGATTTCCAAGAACACCAAGGGCCCGTACATCGTGGGCCAGAGCTCATCCATGGTCGAGGTGCAGCGGCAGATGGAAAAGGTCTCGCCCACGCGGGCCACGGTCCTGCTGCTGGGCGAATCCGGCGTGGGCAAGACGCTCATCGCCCGGATCATCCACGAGCTCTCCGAACGTGCGGGCAGCCCGTTCATCAAGGTCAACTGCGCCTCCATCCCGGGCAACCTGCTGGAGTCCGAGCTCTTCGGCCACGAAAAGGGCGCGTTCACCGGGGCCACCGCCTCCCGGCCCGGCCGATTCGAGGAGGCGGACACGGGCACCATCTTTCTGGACGAGATCGGCGAACTCCCCCTGGGGCTGCAGGCCAAGTTCCTGCGCGTGCTCCAGGACAAGGAGCTGGAACGCCTCGGCGGCGGCCGCACCCGGTCCATCGACGTGCGCATCCTGGCCGCCACCAACCGGGACCTCGGCGACCTGGTTGAACGCGGCAAGTTCCGGCTGGACCTCTACTACCGGCTCAACGTCTTCCCCATCCGCATCCCGCCGCTGCGGGAACGCAAGGAGGACATCACCAGCCTGCTCAACCATTTCCTGCACAAGATGGCCGACGACTATGGGCGCAGCATCCACCTCACCGCCACGGCCCTGGACGCGCTCATCCGCTACGACTGGCCCGGCAACGTGCGCGAGATGCAGAACCTCATCGAGCGGCTGGTCATCATGACGGACAATGACCGCATCACCCTGGAATTTCTCAAGTCCTACCTCGCCCCCGGCCAGACCCCGGTCGTCGAGGAGACCCTCCCCCTGTCCGAAGGGCTGCCCCACCGCACCTCGCTCAAGGAATTCGAGCGCAACGAGGTCATGGCCGCCCTGGAACGGTCCGGCTGGGTACAGTACAAGGCCGCCGACGCACTGGGCCTTTCCGCCCGGCAGATGGGCTACCGGGTCAAGAAGTACGGCCTGGAGACCATGATAGCGGAAGGCCGCGCACGGCTCAGGCGCATGAAGGAAACGCAGATGTAAATTTCGGCATCGATACCTCCACAACCCCCACGAAGACACCCCCTGCCCCCGGCATACGGCAGGGGGTGTCGGGTTTTGGACTTCCCCGCCGCAGGAATGCAAGAAAGGCCCCGCCGAAGTTCGGCGGGGCCTTTCTCGCGTAATTTCAAATCCGATTATTCAACCGCACCCAGGGTGCGCACCGAGGCGATTTTCTCCCAATCATAGTAGGTGTTGATGTTCATGCCGTCCTTGGTGCAGGTGACGCGCACGAACTCCTCGCCCAGAAACAAGGTGGCCCCTTCGTAGACCTCGCCCTCGTTGACCTGAATCTTCACGTCCTTTCGAAGCTTGCGGGACATGGTTCCCTGCACCGGCTTGGACGCGTACTCGAACACTTTCTCCAATGTCGCCTTGTTCATTCGTTTCTCCTTGGAAGTTGTTGGACACCAGAGCCGGGGTTAACGTCTCAAAAGTGGTTGAGTGCAAGGCGCGAGGAAAAGCCAGGGCCGAAGCGTATAAACAATACGCGAGGGTCTGGCTTTTCCGAAGCAACGCAGCAATCGGCCGCTTTTCAGCCGTTAACCGCAGCCGGCTCCGCCGCCCGCACACCCGCTGCCGATACCGCATTTGCGGACCTTGAGCGCGTTCATGTCGCCGCCTTCGAAGACGAAGCGCAGGGCGTCCTCGATGAACCCGTCAACCACGTGGGAATGAATGCCGTGCTCCTCGAGCAGCATGCGCGGGGTCTCGCCTATGGCCGCGCACAACACGGCCCGGCAATCCTTCAGGGTCGCGGCCAGCTCGGACCACCGCTGGGGGCCGCAGCCCGCCTCCGGGGCCTTGCGTTCCTCGACCAGCGCATACCCGCCGGTATCGGACTCGCCCCAGATCTGGAAGGACTTGGCCTCGCCCAGGTGCTGGTTGACCAGCATGCCCTCGCGGGTGGCCACGGCCACGTGCGGACGCGGGGTGTTGACCTCCAGGGGCTTGAGCTTGGAGCACGCCCGGAGCGTGCCGCACAGGGCAACGGACTGGTCGTCGTTGAGCAACCCGACCGCGTCGGCGCGGCACCGCTTGCAGTGGGTCATCTGGTCGATGAATTCGCCCGCTTCCTTGCGCAGGGGCAGCACGGTCTCGCGGCCCGGCTCGGGAATCTCGGAAAACGGCGTGTCCTCGGTGGGCTTGAGCGGGATCATGTTCTGGATGTCCGCGCCAAGCCCGGCACACACCCTGCCGACCTCGACGATGTGGTGGTCGTTGACGCCGGGGATGATGATGGAGTTGATCTTGACCGTGATGCCGCGCTCCTTGAGGCCCTTGATGGCCGCGAGTTGGCGGCCCAGCAGGATCTCCGCGCCCTTCTCGCCGTGGTAGACCACGTTGCCGTCGCGGACCCAGGCGTAGATTTTCGCCCCGATGGCCGGATCAACGGCGGAGACGGTGATGGTCACATGGGACACGCCCAGGGCGGCGATGTCGTCCAGGTAGGGCAGGATGCCCATGCCGTTGGAGGACAGGCAGAAGAGCAGGTGCGGATGGCGCTCGTTCAGGAGCCGCATGGTCTCCAGGGTCTCGGCGGGGTTGGCGAAGGGGTCGCCCGGACCGGCGATGCCGGCCACGGTGATGCGCGGCTCCTTTGCCAGGACCTTGTCCATGTACTCCGCGGCCTGGAACGGCTTGAGGATGCCGGAGGTCACGCCTGGGCGGGACTCGTTCACACAGTCGTACTTGCGGTTGCAGTAGTTGCACTGGATGTTGCACTTGGGGGCCACGGGCAGATGCACGCGACCGCAATTTCCGGCTTCCGCCTTGTTGAAGCAGGGGTGCTTGGTGGTATCCTTATGCATGGTGCTCTCCTGTCGTTGAGGTGTGTAACAGGTTGACTTCTAAATATATCCGTAGCCGACAGAAGAATCGGCCTGCTTCTTTTCGATGACCGCGTTGACCACTCTGTCAAAGAGGTTCAAGGCCCCCTTGTAGCCCAGGGTGAGTATGCGCTGACCGCCGAAACGGTCGTGGACGGGGAAACCCACGCGGACCAGAGGCACGCCCCACGCCTCGGCGTAGCGGTACCCCTTGGAATGGCCGATGAGCAGGTCCGGCTTCAGGGACTCGGCCTCGGCTGCGATGTCATGGAAATCCACCGCCTCTCGCACCTCGGGGGCCATTCGGGCCACGCCGTCCGTGACGCGGGAGATGGCCGCTTCCAGCCCCTTGCCCCGCGCGCCGGTCCCGGCCAGGACCACGTCCACACCGATCTCGGCCAGAAAGGCGCACAGCCCGACCACCAGGTCCTCTTCGCCGTAAACCACGGCCCGCTTGCCGAACACGTACTTGTGGCCGTCCACGTAGGCGTCGATGAGACGGCCCCGTTCCAGCTCAAAGCGGCGCGGCACGGGATTGCCGGAAACACTTTCCAGGGTCTCGAACAAGGCGTCCGACTCGCGCAACCCCATGGGCAGGCCGATGCGGTGGTTGGTCACGCCGAACCGCTTTTCCAGGCTGGTGCCCCCCGTCTGCTTGGGCAGGCAACGGCCGAACTCGATGGTCGCCTTGGCGCCGGACATTTCCCTGATCTCGCTGACCGGGGTGCCGCCGGAGGGAATCTTCACGTAATCCTCGAGCGCCGGGCCATCCAGGGTCTCGGAGATGTCGGGCAGAATGGTGGCCGGAATGCCGAAGTCGCGGCAGATGTCGAACAGATGCCGGACGTCCTCGCAGGAGACCATGTTGGGCAGGATGCTCACCCGGCCGGTCTCCGGGACCTTGGCTGTGCAGAGCTGCTCCACCAGGGAACGGACCGCGCCGTGCCACCCGTCCGTGTGCGTGCCGGAGTAGCTCGGGGTGGACACCTCCACCAGTTCGGGCAGATCCAGATCGCCGAACTCGTCGCGGAATTCCTTGAGATTCATGGGCACGTCGTCGCCGATGGTCTCGGTCAGGCAGGTGGTGGCCACGCCGATGACCTGCGGCTCGTACTTCTTCATGACGTTGAGGATGCCCTTCTTGAGGTTCGGGCCGCCGCCGTAGATGGCGTTCTTCTCGCCCAGCGCAGAGGAGGCGATGTCCACGGGCTCGCGAAAATGGGAAATGATGTACCGCCGCATGTAGGTGGCGCACCCCTGGGAACCGTGCAGGAACGGGATGGCCCCCTCCACGCCCCGGAAGGCCATGGAGGCCCCCAGCGGCGTGCACAGCTTGCAGGCGTTGGTGGTGGAAACGAAATTGGGCTTGGGCGTCTTGACCTTACTCATTGACGGCCTCCTTCTTTTCTTCGGTCATGCGGCCCGCGCGGCGGGGCACGAACTGCCAGACCGGGGACATGGCCGAGGCGTGGATTTCGCGGGCGAAGTTGAGCATGCCCACGAACCCTTCCAGGGCTTCCTTGCGCTCGTGGTTGTGGTCGCAAAACCCCACGCCGAGCTTGAAGGCGATGGGCCGCTCCTTGACCCCGCCCACGAACACGTCCACGTCCTTCTCCTTGATGAAGTGGGACAGCTCCAGCGGGTTGGCGTCGTCGATGATGACCGTGCCGGGATCGGTGATCTGTTCCAGTTCGGCGTAGTCTTCCCTGGTGCCGGTCTGGGAACCGACCAGGACCACCTTCATGCCCAGGTGACGGAAGGCCTTGACCAGGGAAAAGGCCTTGAAGGAACCGCCCACGTACATGGCGACCTTCTTGCCTTCCAGGTCCTTGCGGTAGCGGGCCAGCTCGGGCATGAGCACCTGCAGCTCCTCCTTGACGAGCTTCTGGGTGCGCTCCAGGATGCCGGGGTCCTTGTCCTTGAAGAAGTCGGCGACCTTGTACAGGGAGTCGGCCATGTCCTCGATGCCGAGGTAGGAGACCCGCTCGTACGGGATGCCGAACTCCTCTTCCATCATCTTGGCCAGGTCGAGGGTCGCCCCCGAACACTGGACCAGGTTCAGGGCCGCGCCGTGACAGCGCTGGATGTCCGCCACCCGGCCGTCGCCGGTGACGTTGGCCACCACCTGGACACCCATCTTCTCGAAGTACTCGCGGATGATCCAGATTTCACCGGCCAGGTTGAAGTCGCCGAAAATATTAATGGAAAGAGGCGATATGTCCGAAACGTCGCCATTGCCGATGAGCTTGAACATGGCCTTGCAGGCGGCCAGGTAACCCTCGCGCTTGCTGCCCTTGAAGCCTTCGGACTGAACCGGCAGCACGGGGATGCCCTTCTTCTCGGACATCTTGCGGCAGACCGCTTCCAGGTCGTCGCCGATGATGCCGACGATGCAGGTCGAGTAGACGAACGCGGCCTTGGGGGAGTGCCTGTCGATGAGCTCGTCAAGGGCGGCCTCCAGTTTCTTCTCGCCGCCGAAAATGACGTCCGTCTCCTGGAGGTCGGTGGAAAAGGAGAGCCTGTGGAGTTCAGGGCCGCTGGAGAGCGCCCCCCGGATGTCCCAGGTGTAGACCGCGCAGCCGATGGGGCCGTGCACCAGGTGCAGGGCGTCGGCTATGGGGTAAAGGACCACGCGGGAGCCGCAGAACACGCAGGCCCGCTGGCTGACCGCGCCCGCCAGGGATTCGCGGTTGCAGGCCATGTCGATGGCGCCTTCGCCGGACAGGTGGATCTGGTCCTTTCTTTCTTCTAGAATCGTGCTCATCTTACTTCCCCTGATGGGTTGTTACAGTCGGTTCCGCAGGCAGATAAGCCGCGTCCTCTCAAATCCCAGGTGCTCGTAGAAACCCAGAGCCGGGCCGTTTCCCGAATCCGCCAGCAGCTGAAGCCTCCCGGCCTCGTTGTCCGCCGCCCAGCGGGCCAGGTCCTCCAGGAGCCGGGCTCCGATGCCCTGGCCCCGCCGGTCCTCGCGAACGACAACGTCTTCGATGAGGACGGCGGGACCGCCTTCCGCCGTGGAGATCGTCAACTGCCCCGAACACATGCCGACCACAGTCCCGTCGGCGGCTTGGGCGGCCAGGATGCATCCCCGACCATTGTTCAGCATCATTTCCAGGCCGCGCCGCTGGTTGTCCCGATCGACGTCGAAGTCCTCCTCGATGGAGAACAGGTCCTCGAGCAGGTCAACCAGACCTTCGATGTCGGCGGCGGTTGCGGAGCGGATGATGACGGCTTCGGGCATGGGACTCTCGATTGCTAAGCCGCGAGGTAATCGGCGGCAGGCTCGCCCTCTTCCAGGGCGTCCAGAATTGCGTCGATGGCCTCTTCGGAGTCCACGCCCTTGAACCACCAGTTCTCGGGCTGAACGACCATGATCGGGCCGGATTCACACTGCTTCAGACAGCTGGTGGCCACCACCAGGGCATCGAGCCCGCGGTCCAGGATTTCCTCTTCCAGGTACTGGAGGAAACCGTCGGTCTGCTTGTGGCAGAGGCCTTTGGGTTCGCCGGCCGCCCTGAACGACTGGCAGACGATGATCATTTTTTCGGGAATTGCCATTTCACACTCTCCTTCTTCCTGTTTTAATCCTGGCTGTTCAAAATGGTTTGAGTGCGAGGCGCGAGGGAAAGACAGGGCCGCCGCGTATTCCGCATACGCAAGGACCCGGCTTTTCCGAAGCAACGCTGCAATCGAGCCGTTTTCAACTGCCTGCCTTGCATTTTTTTCCTTTTTTCCCGCCGCCGTAGAGCACGTCCACCGTGCCCTCGATGCTCCCGTCCGTGATCAGGACGGACAATCCCAGGCGGCTCAAAATTTGTCTGGGCTTGTCGCCCGCGCTGGACGTGAGCAGGACGAAACAGTCGCCGAGTGTCTCGGCCAGGGTCTCCCATCGTCTGGAGCCGGAGCCGGGCTCGGGCAGGTCGCGGCTCTCGATCAGGCATGCCAGGCCGTCTTCGCGCGGCCCGTAGATCATGGCCTTGATGGCGTGACCCAGGTGGAGATCGACATCCATGCCCGTGGAGGTGACCACGGCCACGTTGGGCCGTTCCATGGAGGGCTTGGGCAGCACGGTCACGGACGCGTCCTGCTTGTCGGGCCGGTCCAGGCCGACCAGCCCTTCGCCGCACTCCTTCCAGGAGGGCATGAGGTCCATGTGCCGGGCGGCCCGTTCGCGGACTTCGGCCATCAGCTCCGGGGACACGCGGTCGCCCTCGGCCGGGATGAACGGGACCACGGCCATGATGTCCGCGCCCAGCGTGGCCATGGCCGCGGCGATCTCTTCCACGTGCCCGGCGTTGCAGCCCGGGTAGACCGTGGTGTTGATCTTGACCACCAGCCCCGCCTTCTTCAGCGCGGTGAGGGCCCTGGCCTGCTCGTTGACCAGCAGCCGGGCGGCTTCGTCCAGCGGCACCGTCTTGGTGGAGGGGCGTATCCAGGCGTAGACCTTTTCCGCGATCTCCGGATTGACGGCGTCCACCAGCAGGGTGACGTGGGACAGGCCGAGCTCGGCCAGTTCATCGGCGTGATCCGCCGCGTTGAGGCCCAGGGTGGTCAGGCAGAGCCCGATTCCCGGATGCTGCTGCCGGATCAGGCGCAGGGTCCGCAGACTCGGGCCGGGCACGGCCAGGGGATCGCCGGGGCCGGTGATGCCCACCAGGGAGATGGGCTTGCCCTGCCCGACGACGTGGTCCAGCCACCTGAGCGCCTCTTCGGGCGTGATTGCGGGCTTGGACTTCCCGCTGTCCGCGAAACGGGTACGGGCGTTGGAGCGCGGGGCCACGGGCAGGTGCAGACGGCCGTAGGTCTTGCGCGCAGCAACGGCAAAGCAGGGATGGGATTCGTATGTGATGGCCTGTGTCATGGCTGCCCTTGGGGTTGGGGTGGAGCCCGGGACAGAGGGGGAAGGTCTCTGCCCCGGGCCTGGTATGAATGCTACAGGACGAGTTCGAACTGCGTTTCCGGATCGTCGCGGTCCTTGCGATCCAGCAGCAGGCCGAGGATCATTTCCAGAAGCCTCAGGCCGCCCTTGTAGCCGACTGTCGGGAAGTACTGATGACCCTGGCGGTCGAGGATGGGGAAACCCCACCGCAGCAGCGGGATGTCCTCGTCGCGGGAGATGTACTTGC belongs to Pseudodesulfovibrio portus and includes:
- a CDS encoding zinc-binding dehydrogenase, coding for MKAMLLEEYGPEHRFAEHDIEKPVPGPGQVLIRVAGSSFNPIDNKIATLGNLLSFAPPLPALLGMDVAGEVVETGGRSRFRVGDQVMGCAGGLDDLPGALAEYMVADERLLAPTPACMAPADAACLPLVSITAWLGLFDKASVSRGQTLLVHGGAGGVGHMAVQLGVHAGAEVYATVSTEEKGAVVEALGGIPIYYRETKVEEYVDGFTGGRGFDVVFDTVGGTVLDQSFAAARIGGQVVSTATRSSHDLSLLHARGLSLHVVFMLLPMLTGEGRELHGEILANVSGLVDEDGLAVFVDDRRFDFTDVGEAYRYWEQGKASGKISLVPEEWNTIANTSD
- a CDS encoding type I secretion system permease/ATPase; amino-acid sequence: MQPGQPMQPGQPMPAKRVEPDERLTPKDIDFQPPLVICLSIISRLLGKPVSSATLKSGIPQKEGVITAASIVRSAERIGITAKTVYREKLRTITKLVLPCILLLRGGNACVLMDTTKTTARVMIPGHGMDETEIPLAKLEEEYTGYAILCHRKSKLDKRASELKLLKTKRWFWGVIARFWPIYKHVVGASIMTNIIIVASPLFIMNVYDRVIPNNAMDTLWVLAIGIAVAYIFDFLLKNLRSYFVDVAGRNADVLIGSKIMNHLMSARLDHMPESAGAVANNIREFESLREFFSSSSLVALIDLPFLFLFILIIYYIGGPIAYPIFIAVPLVVLFGVFLQIPFQHIIENHYKESTQKNALLFEIVQGLETIKTSMAEGRMQARWENVVGMSAQSNSRAKVLANISITFSVFITQLVSVSVVIIGVFLISEGEMTVGGLIASNILAGRSMAPLSAVAGLLSRFQQSRMALNALDMLMAMPSERPEDKEAFHYGVIEPSVSLTDVGFSYPGTDKAVLHNVNLKLKPGEKVGIVGRTGAGKSTLGKLCVGLYQPVEGSVQVGDIDLRQMDVADLRRKVGYISQDSLLFYGTLKDNIAFGLPEADDQSVNYAAEVSGVNDFVRDHPAGFGMMVGERGTSLSGGQRQAVTIARAILPDPEILIMDEPSSNMDNQSEYRLKERLRPYVKDKTLIVITHRHSMLDLVDRLVIMDRGRIVVDGPKQAVLDGLKSGKIKVSM
- a CDS encoding YgiQ family radical SAM protein, which encodes MRTRDRQPLEQPGVLPMTREEMDRLGWNELDILLVTGDGYVDHPSFGAALLGRWLVHHGFRTGICAQPAWDRPEDISRMGRPRLFAGVTAGSLDSMLAHYTAFRKKRHDDAYTPGGKAGARPNRASMAYTNVVQRAFPGLPVILGGIEASLRRISHYDFWTDAVRKSILLDSKATAITYGMAENSIITLADTIETILDETGEVDVKALRPQIAGLPGLVTAGGRDDVPDTFPVMELPSHEAILADPKQLIQATILLERQVHQNTHTAVQEAGGRLVILTPPGPLLDTAGLDELAGLPFSRLAHPSYRERIPAADMIQASVTTHRGCSGGCSFCTLALHQGRTIRSRSTRSILSEVKAIAKTPGWTGSISDVGGPSANMWGAHCAADQSECTRASCLTPRICKHYLVTQKDFVDLLRAVNDLPSVKHVRVASGWRIDLGLTDMPALAALVREFVGGQAKIAPEHQADRVLKLMRKPGFEAFERFLELFDRESKKAGKKQYVVPYLMSAFPGCTDDDMRSLANWLKARGWKPEQVQCFIPLPGTAAAAMFHAETDMQGNPITVAKTDAERMRQHAILIPSKGQPPGKKHPGGPGRKAGPGKGPGRRRK